The following coding sequences lie in one Niabella agricola genomic window:
- the ligA gene encoding NAD-dependent DNA ligase LigA, whose amino-acid sequence MYTNEEIRALQEKTRAFLKEGKYLPATPEELETLRNVLRFHEHRYYVQNDPLLADTEYDHLYKMLENVEKDQPDWVTPDSPTQRVGKSLNGNFKTVQHLVPMLSLDNSYNSDDLKDFDRKVLQLSKKDKVTYCVEPKFDGGSISLIYENDLLARGATRGNGVEGDEITTNIRQIRTVPLSAAFSRYGIQQIEIRGEVLINKNNFKKYNEELAEKGLAPLANPRNAAAGTLRIKDPAEVRRRNLEAFVYHISDYTLLPGRELPEPLQTHEGSLKLLWELGFRSPVKELRIFERIEDVIRYCTEFEDGRDALPYEIDGMVIKVNAIDMQEQLGMTSHHPRWAIAFKFKARQATSKLLEVKFQVGRTGSVTPVAKIEPVFIGGVTVSSISLFNEEVIKEKNLKIGDTVLVERAGDVIPYIVKSMEDLRDGNERDIHFPKACPVCASELFKEAEEAVWRCINIECPAQVVERIIHFVSKDALDIRGFGEANVRKFYDLGWLKDIPGIYKLDFEKLGTLEGFGKKSIDNLQQAIERSKTQPLHRVIFGLGIRFVGETTAKVLAANVSHLLELQTFTQEALQSLEDIGPKVAGSIVHFFSNASNIEMIRELETLGVQLTNTHKQLDTAGALAGQTFLFTGTLPTLKRSEAEAMAEAQGGKIVGGVSAKLNYLVVGEDAGSKLEKAKKINTVKIITEAEFLKMVQ is encoded by the coding sequence ATGTATACAAACGAAGAAATACGGGCATTACAGGAAAAAACCCGGGCCTTTTTAAAAGAAGGAAAATATTTGCCCGCAACCCCTGAGGAACTGGAAACTCTGCGGAATGTACTGCGCTTTCATGAGCACCGGTATTATGTGCAGAACGATCCCCTGCTGGCAGACACGGAATACGACCATTTATATAAAATGCTGGAAAACGTGGAAAAGGACCAGCCGGACTGGGTTACCCCCGATTCACCCACCCAGCGTGTGGGAAAAAGCCTGAACGGCAATTTTAAAACGGTGCAGCACCTGGTGCCCATGCTTTCGCTGGACAATTCCTACAACAGCGATGATCTTAAAGATTTCGACCGGAAAGTGTTGCAATTATCAAAAAAAGACAAAGTAACTTATTGTGTAGAGCCCAAATTCGACGGAGGAAGCATTTCTCTCATTTATGAAAACGACCTGCTGGCAAGAGGCGCCACCCGTGGCAACGGCGTGGAAGGTGATGAAATCACCACCAACATCCGCCAGATCCGTACCGTGCCGCTTTCGGCTGCCTTTAGCCGGTACGGGATCCAGCAGATCGAAATCAGGGGGGAAGTATTGATCAATAAAAATAATTTTAAAAAATATAATGAGGAGCTGGCGGAAAAAGGGCTGGCGCCCCTGGCCAACCCGCGCAATGCCGCTGCCGGCACGCTCCGGATCAAAGATCCGGCGGAAGTACGCCGCCGCAACCTGGAAGCCTTTGTATATCACATCAGTGATTATACTTTATTGCCGGGACGAGAATTACCGGAGCCCCTGCAAACCCACGAAGGCTCCTTAAAACTGTTGTGGGAACTGGGTTTCCGGAGCCCGGTAAAAGAGCTCCGCATCTTTGAGCGGATCGAAGACGTAATCCGCTATTGCACCGAATTTGAAGATGGAAGGGACGCGCTTCCATATGAGATCGATGGCATGGTGATCAAAGTAAATGCCATCGATATGCAAGAGCAATTGGGTATGACCTCCCACCATCCCCGTTGGGCGATCGCCTTCAAATTTAAGGCCCGGCAGGCCACCAGCAAATTACTGGAAGTAAAGTTTCAGGTAGGCCGCACCGGATCGGTAACCCCGGTTGCCAAAATTGAGCCGGTCTTCATCGGGGGTGTTACTGTAAGTTCCATTTCCCTTTTTAACGAGGAGGTGATCAAAGAAAAAAACCTGAAAATAGGCGACACCGTATTGGTTGAACGAGCGGGTGATGTAATTCCCTATATTGTAAAATCGATGGAAGATCTGAGGGATGGTAATGAAAGGGATATCCATTTCCCCAAAGCCTGCCCGGTATGCGCCAGCGAGTTATTCAAAGAAGCGGAGGAGGCCGTTTGGCGTTGCATCAATATAGAGTGCCCGGCACAGGTGGTGGAACGCATCATCCATTTTGTAAGCAAAGATGCCCTGGATATCCGGGGCTTCGGCGAAGCCAATGTGCGCAAGTTTTATGACCTCGGCTGGCTGAAAGACATTCCCGGTATCTACAAGCTCGATTTTGAAAAACTGGGCACACTGGAAGGTTTTGGGAAAAAGTCCATCGATAACCTGCAGCAAGCCATCGAGCGCAGCAAAACGCAGCCGCTGCACCGCGTTATTTTCGGACTGGGGATCCGCTTCGTAGGGGAAACAACCGCGAAGGTGCTGGCCGCCAATGTCAGTCACCTGTTGGAATTACAAACCTTTACACAGGAGGCCCTGCAAAGCCTGGAAGACATTGGGCCGAAGGTAGCCGGCAGTATTGTACATTTCTTCAGCAATGCATCCAATATTGAAATGATCCGGGAGCTGGAAACACTGGGCGTGCAACTTACCAATACCCATAAGCAGCTGGATACAGCCGGCGCTCTTGCAGGCCAAACATTTTTATTTACCGGAACCCTTCCTACTTTAAAACGCAGCGAAGCCGAAGCCATGGCAGAGGCCCAGGGAGGAAAGATCGTAGGTGGCGTAAGTGCCAAATTAAATTACCTGGTAGTGGGCGAAGATGCCGGCAGCAAGCTGGAAAAAGCTAAAAAGATCAACACCGTAAAGATCATTACGGAAGCAGAATTTTTGAAAATGGTGCAATAA